Below is a window of Littorina saxatilis isolate snail1 linkage group LG2, US_GU_Lsax_2.0, whole genome shotgun sequence DNA.
ctcactttttctgttcactcatccaaaagactttgccattttttttgacaaaatcatcaggctcaaacaggcgatgcaaaagtcccacgctttgaagtaagttacttcaaagtgtgggaagatccccccacactttgaagtaaaaactgagtttacttcaaagtgtgggaagatccccccacactttgaagtaaaaaatgggtttacttcaaagtgtggggcacatccccacactttgaagtaatttacttcaaagtgtgggattacttcaaagtgtggtgcaacaacGGAACCCACTGGCATATACTTTTGGTCTCGGGCAACCAACATTTCTGGAATTGTTGTCCTAGCAAATACGTCACACAAGCGTCATTGTGGCGATACACCCAGAAAAACAATACGTCATTTCATTGTCTAACTTGACTTTTTGATTGCAAGCAAGAAGAATtcgaaaaagaaaaatgtttctTTTGTTAGTTCTCGTATTGGCAAACATGGTCAACTGGGGTGCTTCGCAAAATGTCACTGTTACTCTGACAACTTCACAAGGGTTCAAGAATTTGTTAGACGTGAATCTGTTGCAGCAGCAAGCAGTTGAGTGGCATGATTCCAGAGTTGCATTTGAAGGTAGCAGTGAGTGAAAGATAGGCTTGGATTTGACCTGTACAGTATCCTGCTTGTAtgaatgtgattgtgtgtgtgtgtgtgtgtgtgtgtgtgtgtgtgtgtgtgtgtgtgtgtgtgtgtgtgtgtgtaagtgtgtgtgtgtgtgtgtgtgttagtgtgtgtgtgtgtgtgtgtgcgtgtgtgtgtgtgagtagttgaggatgtacgtgtgtgttaaCTTTTGAGTTTACTTGTCTGACGCAGCTGTCGCTGCGGTcgccttttcttttcttgtgcgTAAACGCGTAAGAAGCTCTGAGGGGCCATTTTTTTGCAGTCGGCTCAGATCGCTCTGTAGGTGCCGTGGGCAGTGTATCGCTTTACCTTTTTGTTTGTAACATTCACAAATgcatacaccagttaacagtttcggcgtttacatggaacaaagaaggaaagcggaaGAGGAAGACGTACAAACATACTCGCAAAAATACGATCTGCGCACGCGTTCAAatcaaaggggaaaaaaaaggaaaatcgtgtgtttgtatgcccgatgtaatccttagaaactttacactttttcttcgaacactcaaaagcaacttcagggctggaagactacaaaattgcactttctgccgactgaatctacgctttctcaaatcaaccggaacaggaagaagaagaaaaaaactctcGAAAAAACGATCTGGGGAtgcgcattttctcaaaaacaggaaaccggaagaggaagaagaagcaaaagtgctcgtagaaaaagatgtgcgcatgtgcgaatctaaaatggccgcggaactgttaattcGGTGTAGTGGATATCACCACAATTAGCAGCTACATGCTACAATGAATAGATTTGGCAGTTATTGGTCATGTACGCCAACAAGTCCAGATGTGATTGGATGTTCGTGGTTATGCTCGATACAGACCAACACAGACGATCGAAACCAGAATGGGGAGTTAAAGCAATGCATAAGTAATGTTTTGGTAATAAAAATATTacagctctctctcttcctctctctctcgccccctctttctctctcaccctctctttctctctcaccctctcttgttcgccatctctctctttcccaaCCCCCACTATCTCCGTCTCTCTCcgaggggcggggacgtagctcagttggtagcgcgctgtaGTCAGTTGgtcactatcagcgtgggttcgatcccaaCGTTCGGCGAGAAATGTATTTCTCTGAGCTGAGTCATCTTTGTGTAGTCAGTCGGTGCAGCCGTTTCGGAGCCTTTAGtcatccatacacacacacacacacacacacacacacacacacacacacacacacacacacacacacacacacacacataaacgagCTTTATATAGATATGATTATTCTTTTCAAGCCTGTCCGTCTATAAAATCGAGCCAAAATGCGCTACGTTCACCGGCTGCACATTTCCTTCTGTAATAATTATGACTAGTCGATGACGTCCCAAATCCTTCGTTGCCTAAGCTAACTTTGAATTAGCTGGCGCCATCTTGTTCAGCGCAAGTTCCTAAatgtctctctcccctctttctgcctcactctctctcactaactatccctttctctctcctctctttctctctctgtctctcccccactctctttctctcttactcCGTTACAGGTTTCAGGAGTGTTCGATAAACGCAACTCGACAAAAAAGACTGACTCCAAAGGGCATGTAcatacccccccctccccccctctctctctctctctccgttacAGGTGCCAGGAGTGTTTGGTAGACGCAACTCGACAGGCGAGACTGACTCTGAAGGCATGTACACGTTCTGCTTCCCACTGACCGTCAACCGCAGCCTACACCTGAGACCAGTGCTCTGCGAGGCGACGTTCCGCCTCCCTCAGCTCGGCAGCGTGCCGCAGTCGTTCAACGTGTCTTTACCTATCAGGGTGTATGACTGGTCGTCCCCACTGATGAGTGCCCCAGCAGCATTCGTTGTGGAGAAGACAGATTATACAACATGCACGGTAAGACAGTCGAGACAGATTATACAACATGCACGGTAAGACAGTCAAGACAGATTATACAACATGCACGGTAAGACAGTCAAGACAGATTATACAACATGCACGGTAAGACAGTCGAGACAGATTATACAACATGCACGGTAAGACAGTCGAGACAGATTATACAACATGCACGGTAAGACAGTCAAGACAGATTATACAACATGCACGGTAAGACAGTCAAGACAGATTATACAACATGCACGGTAAGACAGTCAAGACAGATTATACAACATGCACGGTAAGACAGTCAAGACAGATTATACAACATGCACGGTAAGACAGTCGAGACAGATTATACAACATGCACGGTAAGACAGTCGAGACAGATTATACAACATGCACGGTAAGACAGTCGAGACAGATTATACAACATGCACGGTAAGACAGTCAAGACAGATTATACAACATGCACGGTAAGACAGTCGAGACAGATTATACAACATGCACGGTAAGACAGTCGAGACAGATTATACAACATGCACGGTAAGACAGTCGAGACAGATTATACAACATGCACGGTAAGACAGTCGAAGACAGATTATACAACATGCACGGTAAGACAGTCGAGACAGATTATACAACATGCACGGTAAGACAGTCGAGACAGATTATACAACATGCACGGTAAGACAGTCGAGACAGATTATACAACATGCACGGTAAGACAGTCGAGACAGATTATACAACATGCACGGTAAGACAGTCGAGACAGATTATACAACATGCACGGTAAGACAGTCAAGACAGATTATACAACATGCACGGTAAGACAGTCGAGACAGATTATACAACATGCACGGTAAGACAGTCGAGACAGATTATACAACATGCACGGTAAGACAGTCGAGACAGATTATACAACATGCACGGTAAGACAGTCAAGACAGATTATACAACATGCACGGTAAGACAGTCAATACAGATTATACAACATGCACGGTAAGACAGTCGAGACAGATTATACAACATGCACGGTAAGACAGTCGAGACAGATTATACAACATGCACGGTAAGACAGTCGAGACAGATTATACAACATGCACGGTAAGACAGTCGAGACAGATTATACAACATGCACGGTAAGACAGTCGAGACAGATTATACAACATGCACGGTAAGACAGTCGAGACAGATTATACAACATGCACGGTAAGACAGTCGAGACAGATTATACAACATGCACGGTAAGACAGTCGAGACAGATTATACAACATGCACGGTAAGACAGTCAAGACAGATTATACAACATGCACGGTAAGACAGTCGAGACAGATTATACAACATGCACGGTAAGACAGTCGAGACAGATTATACAACATGCACGGTAAGACAGTCAAGACAGATTATACAACATGCACGGTAAGACAGTCGAGACAGATTATACAACATGCACGGTAAGACAGTCAAGACAGATTATACAACATGCACGGTAAGACAGTCGAGACAGATTATACAACATGCACGGTAAGACAGTCGAGACAGATTATACAACATGCACGGTAAGACAGTCGAGACAGATTATACAACATGCACGGTAAGACAGTCGAGACAGATTATACAACATGCACGGTAAGACAGTCGAGACAGATTATACAACATGCACGGTAAGACAGTCGAGACAGATTATACAACATGCACGGTAAGACAGTCGAGACAGATTATACAACATGCACGGTAAGACAGTCGAGACAGATTATACAACATGCACGGTAAGACAGTCAAGACAGATTATACAACATGCACGGTAAGACAGTCAAGACAGATTATACAACATGCACGGTAAGACAGTCAAGACAGATTATACAACATGCACGGTAAGACAGTCAAGACAGATTATACAACATGCACGGTAAGACAGTCAAGACAGATTATACAACATGCACGGTAAGACAGTCAAGACAGATTATACAACATGCACGGTAAGACAGTCGAGACAGATTATACAACATGCACGGTAAGACAGATTATACAACATGCACGGTAAGACAGTCGAGACAGATTATACAACATGCACGGTAAGACAGTCGAGACAGATTATACAACATGCACGGTAAGACAGTCAAGACAGATTATACAACATGCACGGTAAGACAGTCGAGACAGATTATACAACATGCACGGTAAGACAGTCGTCTCTCAGCGAcagccccctcccccaccttacCCCGTCTTCAAACCCTTCCTCCAATTCACGctcatccccattttgaaataccgCAACAACAGTTTTCCAGAACTATACCGCCGATCAtgattaggccaaacaaaaatatatgttggtttagggtaacccgaccgatcctattttttttcccgccgaccctacaactttttttttcatttctaaaaaaaaaaaaaaaagaaaccaacctttggcacattttgcgaattATTTCGAGacttaaaaataataaaaaaaaatttaaacgaCCTAAAgcgaccctattttgtttggtcacgttaccctaaaccaaaatatatttttgtttggccttataaatgttcattgtttgtttgtctgtctgtctggtgttTTGTCCACCACATAGCATACTATACCTCctcctgtcccaagataggtcAATTGGTCCTGATAGAAAGTAATAATCAACTAGTCAGCAGAATcttcaccccaccccaccccctcccgcACATTAGGTGAGTAGCTAcgccccactccccccccccccccccccccccccgcgtgTCAAGAGAGTAATTATCACAAGCATTATGAAGAACCACAATGAAGCAGGCCTTTTGGGGAGGGGTGCGGGGAGGGTGGATGTCTCTGTAGCTcagtgatttgtgtgtgtgtgtgtgtatgtttgtgtgcgcgtgcgcgtatgtgtgagtgttagcgtgcatgcgcgcgctcatgtgtgaatgtatgtgtgtctgtgaacgATTCACGCCACTTCTTTACTTGTTGTTCTGTTTGCAAGTTTGTCGACATAGTACTGGACTTCCCCGAGCAGCTGCTCGTGACATGGACGATAGGCAAGGGGTACGGATACATCATACGAAATGTGACCCAGACCGCCCAGCTGACAGGCACATATCTCGACCCCCCGCGACACCTTATACCACTGTCCACACTCGTCAGCACGGCGGAGATCTTCATACCAAATAACCACAACATCACCACCCCGATCGGAACAATTTGCAGCGCGTTCCACGGCCTCAGTTTAGCACTTGTCGTCCATCAAATCTGGGACGTTCCTCCTCCTGCCCCTCCGGTACGCCCAacgacaaccaccaccaccacagccACCTCGGCCAACGCCGCCGATTCCAACCGTCTTCAACCGACCACAGCTTCGGAGGGTGTCGGCACACCTGCAAAGTCTCAGACCACACAGGCGCCGCATTTGTTGGTCGGAAGATTGGTAGCGGGGGCGGTCGGGGCGCTGTCCATGCTCGTGGCAGGCGTCTACCTGGCTACGAGGCGGGGCAAGACTGGCGGAGGGGGGGGTCCATCTCACTCGGGAAGCCCTGGAGAGTCTTGCCCCCCCAGAGAGCTCGGCAGCTCCTTCCGCATCTGAAGCCGCATCCTCAGGCTACTTTGAAGGCCCCTCCTCAACCGCCTCGACCTTGTCCTCGTCAGACGTCGAGGAGGAGGATGTGTCGGACATAGAATCCGTGTCTGAGGCGTAGCAGATGTGAGGCTGTTTATGTCGTacgatttttgtttttacataaataacaaaaaacacaagaaactaagtccatctcacgatgaacacgagccgaaatcatatgcactcgacttatgaaaatagaaagaaatcaaatacgacgaagagaagaacaagtttgaaagtaccattgaacttccatgtcggcgtgtggctgagcttaaaataggaatgttgttgcaatctgtttttgttgaaaattgtggtagttgttatgtattatCTTAAGAGCAAAGGAATGAtgggaaagaagaaaaaaaacacaaaacaggaATAAATGTGAAAATAATGTTATTTCGAAATATCTCTTACAACAAAATCATAAAAGACAAACagtattgtgaaaaaaaatgtacGCATTAAATGTACAAGAAAAAATGTCTACACAAATAATGTAGCACCCGTGCACACCATTGTATTGAGATCAATGGTTAAAATAGTAAACGAAGTAATTGCTGTCGAGGACTTACAAAAAGATATTTAACAAAAGATTGATTGTTCAGTCATATAATTAATGACACATTTTTTGGGTAACCATCTTGGCTTAACCACTTGCACCAGAGAAAGTGAAATGTCACACAATGTCTTGAAAAGTTCAATATGAAGTGAACACAATGTGTTATATATCTATTGATAATAACAACAATTGCATTTAATAAGTGGAAAATAGTGCAAAACATGACATGACAACTATACATTTtaatatgaaaaaaacatcaTAATGCAACATGTACATGAAGAACCAAACTGGTATACAGTGAAAAATCATCAAGATGAGAATGTGAATGGACACCAACAATATTGTCAGATATGACATTTATGGGTTTTATGTATGAACATGTATGTAATATGAGTACTTAATTAATGATGAAATGATGCTGTTATTAGTATGCATTAATTGACAGAAGTAGACTCGTATCGCGAAAAACATTATTATTGATTCGCATGCCTGTTGGACCATGATTATGGGGCCTGTACTGTTACCTGTAGAGCCGAGTCTCCACGCACTCACGTGCAACAGGTGAAAACCTGAATGTCCATTTTTTGTAAGGTGAGCTGTTAGACTTGTCGCCAGTCACCTAAGCTGTTAGCTTCACTTGCCATTGAACATGTAAGAGGCAAGTCGGGGAAGATTCTTTGCTCGCGTGCTCAGGTAAACTATTTTTCATGATATGTTTTCGCTAAGGAACACTAGTATGTTTATGAATAGGCATTCTTAATATTCGCTGCTATGTTAACTTAAGTGTTCATTGTACTAGTTCTTAATCTGGATATTCTGAATAGTTGTTTAATGTGTGGATAAATAACTCGGACATGGATGGGAATTGATATTGGTATTGACAGTAGTTATTtaagaatttgtgtgtgtgtggttgaatgtAGAGTGTAATTACAGCCCAGGGTGAATGATGAGTGAATTGCTGTGTGTGTTATGCCTATGGAAATACTGACTCAAGAATTACTTTCACAGGAGTCTTCCCAGAGACAGAAGACGGAATTCGCGAGAGCTTGTTTGACCATTCAAGCAGACGCATGAAGAGATGAAGATGCACGAAGCAGAGCGACGTGATCTACTAACCGGACTTTACGGACCACGCCAGGAGTCGCCGCGTCGGCTGGGTGATGGAGAAACAGATGAACTACACTACGCTGTTCTGGTGATGGGGTAACACATTAATTTACTCATCTAGAACCCTGGGCgtattgtgtatatgtgtgtgaatcCTGAACGTTGATATAATGTACATGCTTTACCAGTGAGCTATATAAACATATTGAGCTCCACgtattttcttttattgttgGAATGAATCGGAGGAGAATAACGAATGCGTATAAATGAAATAGTAGCCTTCTGACTGACAGTCGGTATTTTAGATAATTCATTCCTGACAATTGGTGACCCCGTTTTCTCCAGTGTATGTGTCTTTAACAGATTGTAGACTGTTAACGCACactttttgaagattttttcATTGTATGTTGTTTGCTTGACTACGTGTGTAAGCATATATCTGTAGGAATGTTGTTACAGTGGTGAAGTGTTTTCATTAAGTAACTTTTACAGTATAGTggttttgtatatatatattatcacCATGAGTGACGATTGGGATTTGTGGATGTCTCGTGGGAAAGAGCTAGGTCTTAAAGACAAAGACTTAACCGGTTTTGTCCGTGAACAGCAAAACATTGCTAGAGATGAacggaaagaaaaaagagagaccGAAAAAGAGCATGCAAAGCTAGAAAAAGAGAAGGAGCTTGCCAGACTAGAAGTCGAAAAAGAGAAACTAgaagttgaaaaagaaaaagagcagACTAGGCAAAGCGAGTTAGATCTCGAAACGGAAAGGGTGAAAAAGGAGAGATCAGACGGTAAAGTTAGTCAGTCAAACAGTTCTGGACCTTTTCATCCAAAATTGCCTATGTTCGATGAAAACAAAGAcgacattgatgcatttttgTTTCGGTTTGAAACACACGCTTCAGCATGCGGCTGGGATAAGGGTAAATGGCCTGTCTACTTGGCTGCTTTATTGAAGGGTAGTGCCTTGTCGCTTTATCATTCAATTTCAGGAGAACAAACACTTTCGTGGGATGTATTGAAGTCTCATCTGCTTCGTAAGTTCCAATGCACAGAGGAAGGTTTCAGAGAGCGTTTCAGAGCTGTTCGTCCCGAGATGGGAGAGTCATTTTTAGCGTTTTTAACGCGCTGTCGTCATTTGCTCAACCGATGGACTGAGTTGTCTGGTGTTTCCAACACTGCCGAAGGTTTACAAGACTTGTTTTTGCGTGAACAGATACTTCAGAGTTGTACAAAAGATTTGGCCGTGTTCTTGAGGGAACGTCAGCTGGGTGACGTATCTGCATTATGTGAAGCAGCTGAACTTTACCGTGAAGCTCATCCCAACAAAACCTTAGCACGGAAATCAGATGTTTCTATATTTTCAGCTGGAGTTGGAGTTGCAGATTCAACAGGGTTTAACAACGGGGGCAGTGGTTCTCGGGGTTATCGAGGAGGCCGAGGTTCTTCGGGTACAGGTCGAGGACAACGCAAGGGTGCACGTAGAGGGACCATTAAACAGAGTGATGTCTGTGGGATCTGTGGGGGTCAAGGTCATTGGGCGAACCAGTGTGCTTCGTCTAAAAACTTTGCTGAAACATTTAGCTCCGCTGTTAGCGAACACGTTCTTGTTTCAGAGGGACAACCTGGCCTACATCTGGAAATAGGAACCATCAATGGTTTTTCAGGGACAATCTTGCGGGACACAGGATGCACTACTGCTGGTGTGAAACGGGCTTTAGTTCGTGATGATCAGTTCACAGGGCAGGAGCAGCGTTGTCGGTCTTTTGGGGGACACATTGAGACATTTCTTTTGGCTGAAGTGGTTGTGGACTCGCCTTATTTTGCAGGTGTTCTGACGTGTTGTGTCATTGACGATCCTGTGGCAGATCTTATTCTTGGGAACCTACCAGGTGTTGTTTCAGTATCTGGGGGATGTGTGGGCTCTATTGTTCCAGACGCTGTCGGACTAGTGGCTACCAGGCTACAAACGGAGAAAGCCAAAGGTTCAGTGAGACCGTTAAAATCGGTACCTTGTGTTTTTACCGATGTAACTCCTGAGAAGTTAGCTGATATGCAAACCAAAGATGAATCACTTAAAGGCCCGGCAGGAGTATATAAGGAGCCTGACCTTCTGCGTTGGCAAATCATTTCAAACCTCTTGCAGGCAACGGACAAATACTGCTCCTACATTTTCTTTAATATCTCAGTTAAGCATGAGTTACGgtgtcagattttttgttcacacAGCTGGTTTTCACACATTTACCGCCCTATGCACTTAGATAAGGTTAATTCTCCATAATAAAGAAgatatttgtaaacaaacatttcaatggggatcttgttcaaagaaaagggcGGAGTCAACACTCTCCGACGTCACAGATTTACACCATGCGTTCCAAAAATAGCAAAACACGTGGCATGCGGCAATTTGGTTCCAGAACATGCTGTCTCAggtgcatgtgtatttgttacatcggatatgaagaaagaaatgcaactAACCTTTACCACCAGTTGTGGCCTTGATAGGGTATTCCTGTGGGGTTGGGATAAAGCTCTCTCACTAATTTGAGCACACAGTCGGGCATCATAAATTTTCTCGGTTAATGTTTACCCGTGTTGGAttgtcttgatgtaaggaaGACGTCTTTTTCGCCAAGTACAATGCACAATTCCAAGCACCGCGTCGGTCTAGCATGGACCAATACTTCTTGTAGAGTACTTTTCTAACGCCGGAATTCCTGCGGTGTGGCAATTGGCCTGTACCTAGCCACCTCTGGCGATGCCGGATTTGTCACACAAgggctgcaaaaacaaaaggcacACTGGCCTACCCCAGAGGAGAGCACTGTACTAGGACCCGTGTCTCCGCTTTCACAATTGCCTCCAGGATCAGATAACCACGTCTGCACCCTAACGGTACTACACACACGAGAGACAGCCTAGCGCCTCTGTATCGAGGTCACACGATGATGGCCCAGCACCTCTTGGTACACAAGTCGAATCTTTTATTACACACCTTCGAGTTTCAAATGGCCACTGATTCTCAGTAAATAGTCTCCTTATTGCGTTCTCCTGGTCACTTAAAAGTTGAGAAGTGTTAAATCAAATTTCGCCATTTAtttccacagacagaaagagatgtcAGTGCAATACAGCTTACAGACCGCAGCCTGGCCCTTACTAAGTTACTATCACCATCGGATGTTGGAATGTGAAACACTCAGGTTTTCCCGCCATCTGTCGACAACACTGATTGTGTTAGAGGCTCTCGCTGGGTGGAATAACAGACCGTGTTCCAAAGTATGCGTATACACTACGCAGATTATCACCGTTGACTTCGTCTACATGGTCCCGCTAACTATTATTACTGTCCCTGAAAGTGCCTCACAGGATGGGCAAGTTTACTTTCAAAACAGAAAGGGGTAATCTAAACTCGGTTTGTTCTAAGTGGACATGGGAAACAAAGGGACTCGGATCTTGGGTCGCCCCTGGCAACACAAATGGAAGAATCCAGGATATGCAAATGGTCTTCTGCAGTTTATTCCAAGGTGGTAGGGGGTTGAAAGGGGGAACgaacgg
It encodes the following:
- the LOC138959022 gene encoding uncharacterized protein, with the translated sequence MYTFCFPLTVNRSLHLRPVLCEATFRLPQLGSVPQSFNVSLPIRVYDWSSPLMSAPAAFVVEKTDYTTCTFVDIVLDFPEQLLVTWTIGKGYGYIIRNVTQTAQLTGTYLDPPRHLIPLSTLVSTAEIFIPNNHNITTPIGTICSAFHGLSLALVVHQIWDVPPPAPPVRPTTTTTTTATSANAADSNRLQPTTASEGVGTPAKSQTTQAPHLLVGRLVAGAVGALSMLVAGVYLATRRGKTGGGGGPSHSGSPGESCPPRELGSSFRI